Proteins found in one Erythrobacter sp. KY5 genomic segment:
- a CDS encoding phytase, translating into MSASMKLQPFRCFAAGVMGLVASCATIPVMGDPAVTVFAQAETVPVGTTNEDAADDPAIWRNNADPASSLIVGTDKKGGLYVYNLSGEQLSFMPAAGLNNVDLVELPDGEVLVAASDRSDLATAHVQLATLDKSSGKLTPTERIEVGSGEGYGICMIAVAADNSITIISAPKNGIIYRTDLALAGEGLATRTLTTVPSQPEGCVIDPRTNTLYIGEEMAGIWAIDLDSGDKRLVASVDNAMLVADVEGLALAPEGDDAGYLIASSQGDNAYAVYALPEYEPVGRFRIAAGSVGSVEETDGIELDTRGFGPQFPAGLFVAQDGINPPRAQNFKLVRWDEIIARLKGSPQN; encoded by the coding sequence ATGAGCGCGTCCATGAAGCTTCAGCCTTTCCGTTGTTTTGCCGCCGGTGTGATGGGCCTTGTCGCGTCGTGTGCAACTATACCGGTCATGGGCGATCCCGCCGTCACCGTCTTCGCTCAAGCCGAGACAGTGCCGGTGGGCACCACCAACGAAGACGCCGCAGATGATCCTGCGATCTGGCGAAACAATGCCGATCCCGCATCGAGCCTGATCGTCGGGACCGACAAGAAGGGTGGACTTTATGTCTACAACCTTTCGGGCGAGCAGCTGTCCTTCATGCCGGCAGCCGGGCTCAACAATGTCGACCTCGTCGAACTGCCGGACGGCGAGGTCCTCGTGGCTGCAAGCGACCGGAGCGATCTTGCCACGGCGCATGTTCAGCTTGCAACGCTCGATAAAAGCAGCGGCAAATTGACCCCCACTGAGCGCATCGAAGTGGGAAGCGGGGAGGGTTACGGCATTTGCATGATCGCGGTCGCCGCCGACAACTCTATAACGATAATCAGCGCTCCAAAGAATGGCATCATCTACCGCACCGACCTCGCATTAGCGGGCGAAGGCCTAGCCACGCGGACCCTTACAACCGTCCCCAGTCAGCCTGAGGGCTGCGTGATTGATCCAAGAACGAACACGCTTTACATCGGCGAGGAAATGGCAGGCATCTGGGCCATCGACCTGGATAGCGGAGACAAGCGCCTGGTCGCGTCGGTCGACAACGCGATGCTCGTCGCCGATGTCGAGGGTCTGGCGCTTGCACCTGAGGGAGACGATGCCGGCTATCTGATCGCCTCCTCGCAAGGTGACAATGCCTATGCCGTCTATGCACTACCGGAATACGAACCTGTAGGCCGGTTTCGCATTGCCGCTGGCAGCGTGGGGAGCGTCGAGGAAACCGATGGTATCGAACTCGACACGCGCGGTTTCGGCCCCCAATTTCCCGCCGGGTTGTTCGTCGCGCAAGACGGTATCAACCCACCTCGTGCGCAAAACTTCAAGCTGGTGCGATGGGATGAGATTATCGCCCGATTGAAGGGCTCTCCTCAGAACTAG
- a CDS encoding helix-turn-helix domain-containing protein, protein MVGTFRILPQVRGHRDIFAWSHGVRGTVASAHRMVPFWYPSIVIWRTWSSDGAIADIRLRLHGPQPEAYTYSPQDAVELIGIAIAPEVAALVLDVANHEVAGQIVDWTDERFAEALAFARGGAGSNAVADAMARPMLKALSDTDSADIDHAVRLIRRARGTGSLGAIRQRVEIGERQFRARFKDRMGISAKSYSRLLRANALIAEADKTISPSWADLSHRYGFFDQAHMINDLRELTGRTPAQLDFERRSEVSDRHFDQHALRLPAGLENEWRRRRDSNPRYP, encoded by the coding sequence ATGGTCGGGACCTTTCGCATCCTTCCGCAAGTGCGCGGTCATCGAGATATCTTCGCGTGGAGCCATGGTGTCCGTGGCACCGTAGCATCGGCGCACCGTATGGTCCCGTTCTGGTATCCCTCCATCGTTATCTGGCGCACCTGGTCGAGCGATGGAGCCATCGCCGACATTCGCCTTCGCCTGCATGGCCCGCAACCCGAAGCCTACACTTACTCACCTCAGGATGCGGTGGAGCTCATCGGGATCGCAATAGCGCCCGAAGTGGCGGCGCTCGTTTTGGATGTCGCCAATCATGAGGTCGCCGGGCAAATCGTCGACTGGACCGACGAGCGCTTTGCCGAGGCTCTGGCTTTCGCGCGTGGTGGTGCAGGCTCCAATGCTGTAGCCGACGCAATGGCGCGCCCGATGCTCAAGGCGCTATCGGATACTGACAGCGCCGATATCGACCATGCCGTAAGGTTGATCCGCCGCGCGCGAGGCACCGGCTCGCTTGGCGCAATTCGGCAAAGGGTGGAGATCGGCGAGCGCCAGTTTCGAGCCCGTTTCAAGGATCGAATGGGCATCTCGGCAAAGAGCTACAGCAGGCTTTTGCGAGCCAACGCCCTAATCGCCGAGGCAGACAAGACCATCAGCCCATCATGGGCAGACCTGTCGCATAGATATGGCTTCTTCGATCAGGCCCACATGATCAACGACCTGCGCGAGCTGACCGGGCGGACCCCGGCCCAGCTGGATTTCGAGCGTCGCAGCGAAGTCTCTGACCGGCACTTCGACCAGCACGCCTTGCGTTTGCCAGCTGGCCTCGAGAATGAATGGCGGAGACGGAGGGATTCGAACCCTCGATACCCGTAG
- a CDS encoding DUF1134 domain-containing protein, with product MRNDKPLTTHNAGHEAGHGAGHNPDEQASPLSPLARIARSGAAMLAAAMLVLAPAAAQDVESFDPDEAFDTADQSTGDQGAGVQGTGAGSRAIDADLVDPSLREAPITAEPLQPQAQTGFEDEFSDYSNTYAEGENAPAQAGEAVPDWSDPAPGDQVAGAQEASSGTFAEDDLIGAAEGVFGKGAQGLAGMIEDLLRKQGEPNGYIVGREAGGAFIFGARYGSGTLHHKVEGQRKVYWTGPSLGFDAGANAGNTFVLVYNLYDTQDIFRRYPAGEGQAYFVGGLHASYMRRGDVVLIPIRMGAGLRLGINAGYMRFSEKQRWLPF from the coding sequence ATGCGCAATGACAAGCCCCTGACAACCCATAACGCCGGCCATGAAGCTGGCCATGGCGCCGGCCATAACCCGGACGAGCAAGCCTCGCCCCTTTCTCCACTCGCGCGCATCGCCCGCTCCGGCGCTGCCATGCTTGCCGCCGCGATGCTGGTGCTCGCACCGGCTGCGGCGCAGGACGTTGAGAGTTTCGATCCGGACGAGGCGTTCGACACTGCTGATCAAAGCACGGGTGATCAAGGCGCGGGCGTTCAGGGCACCGGCGCAGGATCGCGCGCGATCGATGCCGACCTCGTGGACCCTTCGCTGCGAGAGGCCCCTATCACCGCAGAGCCGCTTCAACCCCAAGCGCAGACCGGCTTCGAAGACGAGTTCTCCGACTATTCGAACACCTATGCCGAGGGCGAGAACGCACCAGCGCAGGCGGGCGAAGCCGTGCCCGACTGGTCCGACCCGGCTCCAGGCGATCAGGTCGCCGGCGCACAGGAAGCCTCTTCGGGCACCTTCGCTGAGGACGACCTCATCGGCGCTGCCGAAGGCGTGTTTGGCAAGGGCGCACAAGGCCTTGCGGGCATGATCGAGGATCTGCTGCGCAAACAGGGCGAACCCAATGGCTATATCGTCGGGCGCGAAGCGGGCGGTGCCTTCATCTTCGGTGCGCGCTATGGTTCGGGCACGCTCCATCACAAGGTGGAAGGCCAGCGCAAGGTCTACTGGACCGGCCCATCGCTCGGCTTCGATGCCGGAGCGAATGCGGGCAACACCTTCGTTCTCGTCTACAACCTGTATGACACGCAGGACATCTTCCGCCGCTATCCCGCAGGCGAAGGCCAGGCCTATTTCGTAGGCGGCCTCCATGCGAGCTACATGCGGCGCGGCGATGTCGTGCTGATCCCGATCCGCATGGGTGCCGGCCTCAGGCTGGGCATCAATGCGGGCTATATGCGTTTCTCTGAGAAGCAGCGCTGGTTGCCCTTCTGA
- a CDS encoding aromatic amino acid transaminase, translated as MLDNLEPQSPDALLALIKLHAADERPDKIDLGVGVYRTGQGGTPVFGAIKAAEQWLVENQDSKSYLGPEGDMGFVNALKPYIFGGDPTMGGRIQGMQTPGGTGAVRLAAALAQAAGMTRLHMGTPSWPNHAQIFGDIDLEWVGFDHANPDGTANIDAVLDAINGAGPGEGVLLHGCCHNPTGIDYTAEQWDAIADALASSGTFPIIDTAYHGLGHGLDEDVDGLRRVLAKVPEAFIAYSCDKNFGMYRDRVGAFYIMSKAGPEGADTLDKAFSNANALARASWSMPPDHGAAAVRVILRDPAMTQQWLDELDQMRGRMRQVRDYLANAGVAGSVDLAPLGIQNGLFSMLPVSKEQVVALREDHGIYMAGSGRINVAGLTMDNIDKFIAAVADVTG; from the coding sequence ATGCTCGACAATCTCGAACCCCAATCGCCCGATGCGCTGCTCGCGCTGATCAAGCTCCACGCTGCCGACGAACGGCCCGACAAGATCGACCTTGGCGTCGGTGTCTACCGCACAGGTCAGGGCGGAACGCCTGTATTCGGGGCGATCAAGGCGGCTGAGCAATGGCTGGTCGAGAACCAGGATTCCAAGTCCTACCTCGGCCCCGAAGGTGATATGGGCTTCGTCAACGCTCTCAAGCCGTACATCTTCGGCGGAGACCCGACGATGGGCGGCCGCATTCAGGGGATGCAGACGCCGGGCGGCACCGGCGCGGTCCGGCTGGCCGCAGCGCTGGCTCAGGCGGCTGGCATGACCAGGCTTCACATGGGCACGCCGAGTTGGCCCAACCATGCGCAGATCTTTGGCGACATCGACCTTGAGTGGGTCGGCTTCGACCATGCCAATCCCGATGGCACTGCCAACATCGATGCAGTGCTTGACGCGATCAATGGCGCAGGGCCGGGCGAAGGTGTGCTGCTGCATGGATGCTGTCACAACCCAACTGGCATCGACTACACCGCCGAGCAGTGGGATGCGATTGCCGATGCCTTGGCGAGCAGCGGCACCTTCCCGATTATCGACACCGCCTATCACGGTCTGGGCCACGGTCTTGACGAGGACGTCGATGGGCTCCGCCGCGTCCTTGCCAAGGTGCCTGAGGCGTTCATCGCCTACAGCTGCGACAAGAACTTCGGCATGTACCGCGACCGCGTGGGCGCGTTCTACATCATGTCGAAGGCCGGGCCCGAAGGTGCCGACACGCTCGACAAGGCGTTCTCGAACGCCAACGCGCTGGCCCGTGCGAGCTGGTCGATGCCGCCCGACCACGGAGCGGCAGCGGTGCGCGTGATCCTGCGCGATCCTGCGATGACGCAGCAATGGCTCGACGAGCTTGACCAGATGCGTGGCCGGATGCGGCAGGTGCGTGACTACCTTGCCAATGCGGGCGTTGCCGGCAGCGTCGATCTTGCGCCGCTCGGTATCCAGAACGGCCTGTTCTCGATGCTCCCCGTGAGCAAGGAGCAGGTGGTTGCGCTGCGCGAGGATCACGGCATCTACATGGCAGGGTCTGGCCGCATCAACGTGGCGGGTCTCACCATGGACAACATCGACAAGTTCATCGCCGCTGTTGCGGATGTGACGGGCTGA
- a CDS encoding GNAT family N-acetyltransferase, whose translation MLDRQPTLEGSSLHLRPLRQDDWEALFAVASDPLIWEVHPAHDRWREPVFRAFFDDALANEGALVVIDKASGKIIGSSRYQGLEERDGGSIEIGWTFLARSHWGGAANREMKRLMIAHALQSVAECRFAVGEDNVRSRKAMEKIGGRLTPRTEQRGMAGSDQRHVFYVIDRDGFEAGPLAEG comes from the coding sequence ATGCTCGACCGGCAACCAACGCTAGAAGGGTCGAGCCTGCATCTCAGGCCCCTGCGCCAGGACGACTGGGAAGCGCTTTTCGCGGTCGCGTCCGATCCGCTGATCTGGGAAGTCCACCCCGCGCATGACCGCTGGCGCGAACCGGTTTTCCGCGCCTTCTTCGACGATGCGCTCGCCAACGAGGGCGCTCTCGTCGTGATCGACAAGGCGAGCGGCAAGATCATCGGCTCCTCACGCTATCAGGGGCTTGAAGAGCGGGATGGCGGTTCGATCGAGATTGGCTGGACTTTCCTCGCGCGTTCGCACTGGGGCGGGGCGGCCAATCGCGAGATGAAGCGGTTGATGATCGCGCATGCGCTCCAAAGCGTGGCAGAGTGCCGGTTTGCGGTGGGTGAGGACAATGTCCGTTCTCGCAAGGCGATGGAGAAGATCGGCGGCCGCCTGACCCCGCGCACCGAACAGCGCGGCATGGCCGGTTCGGACCAGCGCCACGTCTTCTACGTGATCGACCGTGATGGTTTTGAGGCGGGGCCGCTGGCTGAGGGCTGA
- a CDS encoding PilZ domain-containing protein, whose protein sequence is MPSDFTDREWPRRPVSIAASIKDAHGEQSSGTLIDISERGCRIRFLDADALKVGDIYHIRFAGLNVQAACVAWSRSKVAGMRFVSLIESSVIGELSTRWKRLSAMKNARSGKDHPGQPLW, encoded by the coding sequence ATGCCGTCGGATTTCACCGACCGGGAATGGCCGCGCCGCCCGGTTTCAATCGCGGCATCGATAAAGGATGCTCATGGTGAGCAATCCAGCGGCACGCTGATCGATATCAGCGAGCGCGGCTGCCGAATTCGCTTCCTCGACGCGGACGCGTTGAAAGTTGGCGACATCTACCATATTCGTTTTGCAGGACTGAACGTGCAGGCCGCCTGCGTTGCATGGTCGCGCAGCAAGGTGGCTGGCATGCGCTTCGTCTCCCTGATCGAGTCCAGCGTGATTGGCGAGCTTTCCACGCGCTGGAAACGGCTTTCCGCGATGAAAAATGCGCGCTCGGGCAAGGATCACCCCGGCCAGCCTCTCTGGTAA